Proteins from one Anopheles nili chromosome 2, idAnoNiliSN_F5_01, whole genome shotgun sequence genomic window:
- the LOC128725664 gene encoding presenilin homolog: MDGHINIDHHHQPTTTAHDTADGRGARKRWQKMPTDTSSSPHPSYGTTDSIPQVTIRDTSSRGRSGPSRGSANNSSRPRQPQQEQEQALNDEEGLKYGAQHVIKLFVPVTLCMMVVVATINSINFYTIKDVYLVYTPFHELTDDTGTKIWNALANSLILMTVIVIMTILLIVLYKHRCYKVIHGWLILSSLLLLFLFSGLYLFEILRAYNIPMDWFTAGLLVWNFGVVGMISIHWQGPLRLQQGYLIFVAALMALVFIKYLPEWTTWAVLAVISIWDLIAVLTPKGPLRILVETAQERNEQIFPALIYSSTIMYSYLGTHTDSDRPAPLSGERAIGTGGGSGSRTASGYGAVNSHGPTQTGATVEGMPLVAFRNDRSHELPMEQSAGFTQDWAATSNHRVTRRQIEVQANIANNPSRPEYRTVTAETSRSGVEQSQQQFDQAEERGIKLGLGDFIFYSVLVGKASSYGDWNTTIACFVAILVGLCLTLLLLAIFRKALPALPISIFFGLIFCFVTSVIVKPFTEALALEQVFI; the protein is encoded by the exons CAACAACGGCACACGATACAGCCGATGGGCGCGGGGCTCGGAAACGCTGGCAAAAGATGCCAACAGACACCAGCAGCTCCCCACATCCGTCCTATGGG ACTACTGATTCCATCCCACAAGTGACAATACGCGATACCAGCAGCCGTGGGAGGTCCGGACCATCCAGAGGATCGGCGAACAATTCCTCGAGACCACGACAACCACAACAGGAGCAAGAGCAGGCGTTAAACGACGAAGAAGGACTGAAATATGGTGCGCAACATGTGATAAAACTGTTCGTTCCAGTTACCCTATGCATGATGGTGGTTGTAGCTACGATTAATTCGATAAACTTTTATACCATCAAGGACGTTTATCT CGTCTACACACCGTTCCACGAACTGACGGACGACACGGGCACTAAAATATGGAACGCGTTAGCGAACTCGCTCATCCTGATGACGGTGATTGTAATTATGACAATACTGCTCATCGTCCTTTACAAGCACCGTTGCTATAAGGTTATCCACGGTTGGCTGATTCTGtcgtcgctgctgctgctgtttctgtTCAGCGGCTTGTACCTCTTTGAAATTTTGCGCGCGTACAACATTCCCATGGACTGGTTCACGGCTGGGCTGCTCGTTTGGAATTTTGGAGTAGTCGGCATGATCTCAATCCACTGGCAAGGTCCGCTGCGGCTACAGCAGGGCTACCTGATTTTTGTGGCGGCCCTGATGGCACTGGTGTTTATCAAGTATCTTCCAGAATGGACTACGTGGGCTGTTCTAGCTGTGATATCAATTTGGG ATCTTATTGCAGTTCTCACCCCGAAAGGGCCGTTGCGAATTTTGGTAGAAACGGCTCAGGAGCGCAATGAGCAAATTTTTCCTGCTTTGATCTACTCAT CGACGATAATGTACTCCTATCTAGGAACGCATACGGATTCCGATCGCCCTGCTCCATTGTCGGGTGAACGGGCGATAGGAACGGGTGGTGGCTCCGGAAGCCGAACAGCCAGCGGGTACGGAGCGGTCAACAGCCACGGACCCACGCAAACCGGTGCGACCGTAGAAGGTATGCCACTGGTTGCCTTTCGCAATGATAGATCGCATGAGTTACCAATGG AACAATCAGCAGGCTTCACGCAGGATTGGGCTGCAACGTCGAACCATAGAGTGACTCGACGACAAATCGAGGTTCAAGCAAATATTGCGAACAATCCGTCCAGACCGGAATACCGAACGGTCACTGCCGAAACCAGTCGCTCCGGTGTAGAGCAATCGCAGCAACAATTTGATCAAGCGGAAGAAA GAGGCATAAAACTTGGGTTAGGtgattttatcttttactCTGTATTGGTGGGAAAGGCATCGAGCTATGGTGATTGGAACACGACCATAGCGTGTTTTGTGGCAATTTTGGTG GGACTCTGTCTcacgttgctgctgttggccatTTTCCGCAAGGCACTCCCGGCCCTACCGATCTCCATATTCTTTGGACTCATTTTCTGCTTCGTCACAAGCGTAATCGTAAAACCGTTTACGGAAGCGCTGGCACTAGAGCAGGTGTTTATTTAG
- the LOC128730681 gene encoding splicing factor U2af 38 kDa subunit — protein sequence MAEYLASIFGTEKDKVNCSFYFKIGACRHGDRCSRIHNKPTFSQTCLLQNLYVNPQNSAKSADGSHLVANVSDEEMQEHYDNFFEDVFVECEDKYGEIEEMNVCDNLGDHLVGNVYIKFRREEDAERAAKDLNNRWFGGRPVYSELSPVTDFREACCRQYEMGECTRSGFCNFMHLKPISRELRRYLYSRRRGRSRSRSRSPRRGGGGGGGGGGGGGGGGGGGGGRDRSRDRRRSRSRDRKNDRNDNGRKGRY from the exons ATGGCAGAATACTTAGCCTCGATTTTCGGTACCGAAAAAGATAA GGTTAACTGCTCATTTTACTTCAAAATCGGTGCCTGCCGCCATGGGGACCGTTGCTCTCGAATCCACAACAAGCCGACGTTCTCGCAGACCTGCCTGTTGCAGAACCTGTACGTGAATCCTCAAAATTCTGCCAAATCTGCGGACGGCAGCCACCTGGTAGCGAATGTATCGGATGAGGAGATGCAGGAGCACTACGACAATTTTTTCGAGGATGTGTTTGTCGAGTGTGAGGACAAATACGGTGAAATTGAAGAGATGAACGTATGTGACAACCTTGGCGACCACCTGGTAGGCAATGTCTACATCAAATTTCGCCGGGAGGAAGACGCCGAACGTGCTGCCAAGGACCTGAACAATCGTTGGTTCGGTGGAAGACCGGTGTACTCAGAGCTGTCGCCCGTTACGGACTTCCGCGAGGCGTGCTGCCGGCAGTATGAGATGGGCGAATGCACGCGCTCGGGTTTCTGCAACTTCATGCACCTTAAGCCCATTTCGCGCGAACTTCGCCGCTACTTGTACTCGCGACGTCGCGGGCGCTCTCGTTCCCGTTCCAGATCACCCCGTCGTGGCGGAGGAGGAGgcggaggcggtggtggtggtggaggaggtggtggtggtggtggcggaggtcGTGATCGATCCCGTGATCGTCGCCGTTCTCGCAGTCGAGATAGGAAAAACGATCGTAACGATAATGGTCGCAAGGGACGATACTGA